A DNA window from bacterium contains the following coding sequences:
- a CDS encoding lytic transglycosylase domain-containing protein yields the protein MNCKSVLKYSVFLIVAGIILLLAKTLAGPIKCAPIVRKFAQKYNMDPALIMAVIETESKFNAKAVSKAGAIGLMQIMPKTAKSLSRELNIKKYNKNSLYNPEINIRIGTYYLKKLLQEFNNDIDLSLGAYNGGIGNIKKWQKQKKEIPFEETRTFIKKVKSARIKYKVLSKLHSACQYKKLCDNIKN from the coding sequence ATGAATTGTAAATCTGTATTAAAATACTCGGTATTCTTGATAGTTGCAGGCATAATACTTTTGCTTGCAAAAACGTTAGCAGGTCCTATAAAGTGCGCACCAATAGTTCGTAAATTCGCTCAAAAATATAATATGGATCCAGCTCTCATAATGGCAGTTATAGAAACAGAGAGCAAGTTTAATGCCAAAGCAGTGTCTAAAGCTGGCGCAATAGGTTTAATGCAGATTATGCCAAAAACAGCGAAATCTCTATCACGTGAACTAAACATAAAAAAATACAATAAGAATTCTTTATATAACCCTGAAATTAATATCAGAATCGGTACATACTATTTGAAGAAATTATTGCAGGAATTTAATAATGATATTGACTTATCTCTGGGAGCTTATAATGGAGGGATAGGGAATATAAAAAAATGGCAAAAACAGAAAAAAGAAATTCCCTTTGAGGAGACCAGAACCTTTATTAAAAAAGTGAAATCTGCACGCATAAAATATAAGGTGCTCAGTAAATTACATTCTGCTTGCCAATACAAGAAACTTTGTGATAACATCAAAAACTGA
- the argF gene encoding ornithine carbamoyltransferase, with translation MKKDLISIKDLSEQEIYKIFNLAAQLKKEQKQGKSHNHLLAGKTIAMLFEKPSLRTRMTFEVGMYQLGGHTVYERLIGEKIGDRESVQDVAKNLERWVDGIVVRTFSHQNVTDLAKFTNIPVINALTDLLHPCQILTDMFTILEKKGRLDGIKVAYIGDGNNICNSWIYGAEKTGIVLKIACPEGYEPSKEMITKELFITHNPEDAVKDSDIVYTDVWVSMGQESEKADRKIMFQAFQINKKLLLNTNHDVLIMHCLPAHRGEEITDEVIDSPNAIVFDEAENRLHIQKAILNLLLRDEL, from the coding sequence ATGAAAAAAGACTTGATATCAATAAAGGACTTATCAGAACAAGAGATTTATAAAATCTTCAACCTTGCAGCGCAATTAAAGAAAGAACAAAAGCAGGGTAAAAGCCATAATCATTTACTAGCTGGAAAGACCATAGCCATGCTCTTTGAAAAACCCTCTCTTAGAACAAGAATGACCTTTGAAGTGGGCATGTATCAGCTTGGAGGCCATACAGTTTATGAGCGCTTGATAGGAGAAAAGATAGGGGACAGAGAATCGGTTCAGGATGTAGCCAAAAATCTTGAGCGCTGGGTAGATGGCATTGTTGTGCGTACTTTTTCACATCAAAATGTCACTGATCTGGCAAAGTTTACAAATATTCCTGTAATTAATGCGCTTACTGACCTGTTGCATCCATGTCAGATACTTACTGATATGTTCACTATACTTGAGAAAAAAGGCAGATTAGATGGCATTAAAGTTGCTTATATAGGTGATGGGAATAATATCTGCAATTCATGGATATATGGTGCTGAGAAAACAGGTATAGTACTTAAAATCGCATGTCCAGAAGGATATGAGCCTTCCAAAGAGATGATAACTAAAGAGCTATTTATTACACACAACCCGGAAGATGCAGTCAAGGATTCTGATATTGTTTATACCGATGTGTGGGTAAGCATGGGGCAGGAATCAGAAAAAGCAGATAGAAAAATTATGTTTCAGGCATTTCAGATAAATAAAAAGCTTCTCTTAAATACAAACCACGATGTGTTAATTATGCACTGCCTGCCTGCACATAGAGGGGAAGAAATAACAGATGAAGTAATAGACAGTCCTAATGCAATTGTATTCGATGAAGCAGAAAACAGACTGCACATTCAGAAGGCTATCTTAAATCTCCTTTTGAGAGATGAATTGTAA